Within Crassostrea angulata isolate pt1a10 chromosome 2, ASM2561291v2, whole genome shotgun sequence, the genomic segment AGAATTGTAttcatatacagtaaaacacggttatagcgaacacgcatataatgaattgacgcttacagcgaagtgaatttcattccccaagtctctatttcaaattgtaaacttggcggatataacgaattacgcttataacgaagttaaattggccgtccctgggacttcgttttTTACTGTAGATACATTAAGGTGAGTGAAACTGCACTAGCTGATTTattgaagtaaaataaattacagtaacgattgaaatattttaaacaatgtatcAAAACTTCGATTTAAATTTTCAACCAACAGctataataattatttactAAAACACTTACTTTTTGTAGTACTTTCAACTTGACTGTAATCATTGACTTCGTCTATATTAAACAAACGCACTGTCACATCAAGAAATTAAAGTACATATATCCAGTATTTACATCAAACTATGATATATTGTTGAAAAAATCTATAACAACTAAATTTCATTGTCAGTGTTGACAAATATTACGTAacgtttaaatattttttatacatgtaatgttttatCAAGAATTGTCTCTGAATAGCTTTCTGTTAAGCTTTCTGTTAATATTACCGTTTAAACTGACTACTTTATAGATGGAGtgcatatcaaatattaaatctcTCTTACAATGTAGTACGTTAATAATACATAGATATGTCGTTGCTCTGATCGTACATTAATTGATTTAAcgttttgttaaataaataaataaaatgtatgagATACAACAACTCACTACAGTCTACACTTTTCGTTCGAAGTCATATCATTAAAAGGAACCACAATGATTTTACATATAAAGAGATCATTAAAACTTCgtctgattttattaaaatgaaacttACCTTTCGTTCTTGCATTAGAAGTTACCGAAGCCACGACAAAGGCAACAATGACTATGactaaaattatcaatattccACCCACAATTGATCGTTTGTGTCGTTTGAGGCACGggttaatgtttattttaaacctTCCATTATTCTGATCGTTCTGGATTAAAGAAATTGTAGAAGCCCAGAACATATACCAAACAGGTAaagtcaaaataataaaaacgtaACCTACTATAAACTATTTTGCTTATGCAAATGTTACTTTTATTACAAttgcttacatgtacttatgttcaaatcttttattgatttaaaaaaaaaattaatttaaaattgtgtaATGTTTATTCCATTCCAAGCGACTCTATATTATATGTATGCAAATCTTACAGATTTGGAGATCCCGGTGTGCAAAAAATCTGATGATGTCCCGATCGAATAATCCGCTTTTGTGGACATCGATATGTGATTTTTAGCGTTGTGAAAGGAATATTTACTGATCATttgctaagaaaaaaaaaagagaatttgATTACAGAACAGACCGCTTAAAATGAACCCACTGCATCATACTAAATCGAGagtaattaacaaaaaattacagaaaaaagaACCCCAgaatatgtaaattatattcAGTTAAGACTGCATTGGTTTTTATTATCGTATAAGTTTTTAAATGTCGGTTCAGGTTAGTTGTCCTCAGCAACGTCCTTATATCAGCTCATAAGATTTAAATGAGTGTGCATACAACTACTGTAAAAGCAGAACTATTCGTTGACGATTTAATTTCGTCACTTCCGTTGCCcgtataaatcaatgaaatcaaatccATGGCAAATTTTCAACCCGTGTGTTTATAATACACATAATACATTTAAGGGATAacgatatgacgaaattaaatcccAACGAAAATGTatctggtttaaaaaaaaccgaaaTTTGAAGCAaa encodes:
- the LOC128174375 gene encoding uncharacterized protein LOC128174375; translation: MGYITPGLDEKSTSATAKQKNPADYQEAQVVVNVLSPDFDIKSTTTTKQQMISKYSFHNAKNHISMSTKADYSIGTSSDFLHTGISKSNDQNNGRFKININPCLKRHKRSIVGGILIILVIVIVAFVVASVTSNARTKAVG